The DNA window GTGGGCGCTCTCAAATCCGCCACATAGTCCGCTATCGTAACATCCGTCTCATGGCCCACGGCAGAGATCACCGGCGTCTTGCAGGCAAAAATCGCCCGCGCCACGATCTCTTCGTTAAATGCCCAGAGATCTTCAATGGATCCGCCGCCGCGTCCCACGATCAGCACGTCCAGCTTCATCGCATCCAGGAGCTCGATTCCCCTAGCTATACTGGCGGCCGCCCCCTCTCCCTGGACCTGAGCCGGGCAGAGGATAAGCTGCACATAGGGATTACGCCTTGCCGCGATATTCATGATATCCCGGATAGCCGCTCCGGTGCTGGCCGTCACAATGCCCACCTTCATCGCATACTTCGGAATGGGACTCTTGTATTCGGGCGCAAACATGCCCATCTCCTCCAGCTCGTTTCTGAGCCGTTCAAAGCGCTTAAACAAATCGCCCGCCCCATCCAGAGTGATCTCAGCGGCATAAAGCTGATAGCGGCCATCTCTTTCGTACACTTCAATGCTTCCCTTGACAACGACCTGCTGGCCTTCCTCCATCTTGAAGTTAAGCCCGCGCCTCTTCCCGGCAAACATAACCGCCTGAATTGCTCCGAGGCCGTCCTTCAGCGTGAAATAAATATGTCCCGACGAATGGTACTTGCAGTTGGACACCTCTCCCTTAACTGAAATCCGGTTCAGGGCATAGTCCTGGGCAAACATATTCTTAATATAGGCATTGACCTGCGATACAGAATAAACACTTGCCATTCTCTACACCAGCTTTGCTAAAATACCGTTTACAAACGACGGCGAATCTTCCCCGCCGAATTTCTTCGCCAGTTCCACCGCCTCATTGATCGCTACCTTCTCGGGCACGTCCTCGTCAAACTGGATTTCAAAAAGCGCCAGGCGCAGAATCGTCAGCTCCACCTTGCCCATTCTCTTCGTCGTCCATCCCTTGGCAATCTCGTTAATCTGGCTGTCCAAATCAGGAATTTTCTCGATGATACGCTCCACCTTATTCTTCACATATCCACCGTCAAACACATCCAGGGCCGGGCTGTGAAGAATCTCACTCTCGCCGTCCGGGGCTGAAACCTCCTCCATCGGCTCCGTAAAATACTCTTCCACCTGCTCTTTTGTCTCGTCAGCCGGATAAAAGTCAGCGCAGAACAACAGTTTAAAACAATGCTCCCGCAATTCTCTTCTGGTCATATCATGTCCTCCTGATTCTATCTACTTATCCTTTGTATCCGTCACCGCGGGCAGTGAAAAGAGGGTGAAATCCGTCTCTTTTCCCGATGGCTTTGAAAAATCCGGTCGGTGTGCTTTCACTCTTCCGGCGCTGTCCCTGTGATGGCAGTGTACGGTTTTACCGTAAAAAATCGGATAATATTCTAATTTACCATTATAACTTAAGATAGGAAATTTCACAAGGGGAAGGAAATAATTTAGTTGGGGAACGAGAACGCCGCCGTTAGGTCGGGGGGCGGGATGGTGAGGGGGATTGTGAGTCTTCAGTCCCGGGCTGTAGGCTGTCGCGGGTGGGGAATCCGGGCAGAAAAAGTTCCTCCGGGAAACGCTTGCGCTCTTTGGAGTACATAACGGACACTAACCTCGTGAAAAACCTCGGTAAGTGCCGATGAACTCCCAGGTTCCCTGCGGAATCTTTTTCTCCCGGATTCCCCACGGGAAGGTTATGGACCGGGACTGAAGACGCGAAGTTTTTTCGCCATCCCGTACCCCGGCCTGCGGCCGCTGAATTGTTCTTATTCCTTCAAAGGGGGGAGGTACTGTCGCTGCCACTACGTTTCCTCGAATTCCAGGAGACTGCCTCCTCCTGTTTTAAAGTTCACGACTACATAGTGGCCGCGACAATCCCTCCCCCCTTACTTGACGAAAGAGACAATCAGCCCCTGAAGCCGGCGGACGGGGCAGTCACCTTCGCTGAGTCTTCAGTCCCATCGACAACCTGCCCGGGGGAAGGAAGGAGAAAAGATTCCGAAGGGGACATTGGAGCCCGCCGGTGCTTAGACGGCGTTCTTTGACGTCTTAGCATCCGCTGTGCGCTCCACAAGCGGGAGCGGGTCCCCGTAGGAATCTTTTCTCCTGGATTCCCCCTCACCAAACCCTATAAACCGGGACTGAAGACTCATATCCACCCTCCCACTCCCTCGTCCGCCGTCTTACAGAGGCGTCCTCACATCTCAATTAAATTCCCTTTTTAACAGTGTACCCTCTTTTTCCCATTTTTTTCTTTTTCTGCTTGTATTTCCACAAATTTATTGTTATTCTGGTTATGTTTGGACAGAAATAGGAAGAGGTAAGGAAAGTGAAAACAGAGACAACGAATGATATCAATAAATCAAAGACGGCACGAGGGGTTTTCTTTACCCTGGCCGGCGGTACGATGTGGGGGTTTTCCGGCACCTGTGGGCAGTATCTTTTTACTTATAAAAATCTGGACTCTGCCTGGGTTACGGTTACGCGTATGCTGTGCGCGGGAGTCATCCTTCTGGTGCTGGGTTTTATGAGACAGCGCAGGGAAATGGTGCTGATTATGAAGGATAAAAAGGACAGGAGGCAGCTTTTTATTTTTTCTATTTTCGGACTGATGTTCTGCCAGTACAGTTATATGACGGCCATCTCCCATTCCAATGCGGGAACCGCCACAGTTCTTCAGTATTTAGGACCGGTGCTGATTATGATTGTTTCCTGTTTTATCGCGAAGAAACTGCCCAGCGGCAGGGAAGTCTTTGCCATTATCCTGGCTGTGGCCGGAACCTTTCTTCTGGCAACACACGGAAATATCCATTCCCTGGTCATTTCAAACCTGGGGCTTGCATGGGGGCTTCTTTCGGCGGTGGCTCTGATGAGCTATACCATGCTGCCGGAAAAGATCATCGGACGGTGGGGAAGCACCATTGTCACCGGATACGGCATGCTGATAGGAGGCATTTTCCTGTTCTTCGTCACGCGGTACTGGACCGTGCGTGTGACCTTTGATCTGGGCACAATCCTCGGACTGGCGGCTATCGTACTGATAGGAACTGCGCTTTCGTTCACGCTGTACCTTCAGGGCGTCAGCGATATCGGTTCCGTCAAAGCCAGCATGCTCGCCTGTATAGAGCCAGTCTCCGCAACGGTCATATCGGCGCTGTGGCTCGGAACCGCCTTTACTTTCATGGATTTTCTGGGACTGGCGGCTATTATTACCACGGTTCTTCTGCTGACGCAGAAAAGAGGGAAAGAGAGAGTTTCTTAAAGTGAAATTCCCGAGTTTAGCCAGCACGAAACAGCATTTTACAAGCAACGAAAAGCCCGGATGCACAGGCGCTAAAACCTGTATATCCGGGTTTTCTTAATGTTCAATGTTTCATGTTTGATGCTTTATATTCCTGCCGGACTATACAAAAGTCTCCGCTTCTGCCCTGCGTGTATAGTTCTGCTCCAGCATTGCCACGTGGGAAAGGAATGCGGGATCGTCGAAATATTTGGCGCCCGTAGGACATTTCTTTACGCAGGCCTGGCATTTGATACAGATTCCGGGAACTTCCTTCGGATCCTCTTTGCTGATGGAGCCTACCGGACAGGCATCGACACAGATTCCGCAGCCA is part of the [Clostridium] symbiosum genome and encodes:
- the xseA gene encoding exodeoxyribonuclease VII large subunit — protein: MASVYSVSQVNAYIKNMFAQDYALNRISVKGEVSNCKYHSSGHIYFTLKDGLGAIQAVMFAGKRRGLNFKMEEGQQVVVKGSIEVYERDGRYQLYAAEITLDGAGDLFKRFERLRNELEEMGMFAPEYKSPIPKYAMKVGIVTASTGAAIRDIMNIAARRNPYVQLILCPAQVQGEGAAASIARGIELLDAMKLDVLIVGRGGGSIEDLWAFNEEIVARAIFACKTPVISAVGHETDVTIADYVADLRAPTPSAAAELAVFDYSLFEGQLRDAKQKLYRALSGRKDMAAYKLEQYRLRLRLYNPERQLNEKRQRLADAGERMERLLMQKLTDRKHRMALLGGRLHALSPLEKISKGFGFLTDENGKRVESVSSVKAGEHLLIRVLDGKIEAEVLKTEKK
- the nusB gene encoding transcription antitermination factor NusB, yielding MTRRELREHCFKLLFCADFYPADETKEQVEEYFTEPMEEVSAPDGESEILHSPALDVFDGGYVKNKVERIIEKIPDLDSQINEIAKGWTTKRMGKVELTILRLALFEIQFDEDVPEKVAINEAVELAKKFGGEDSPSFVNGILAKLV
- a CDS encoding DMT family transporter; translation: MKTETTNDINKSKTARGVFFTLAGGTMWGFSGTCGQYLFTYKNLDSAWVTVTRMLCAGVILLVLGFMRQRREMVLIMKDKKDRRQLFIFSIFGLMFCQYSYMTAISHSNAGTATVLQYLGPVLIMIVSCFIAKKLPSGREVFAIILAVAGTFLLATHGNIHSLVISNLGLAWGLLSAVALMSYTMLPEKIIGRWGSTIVTGYGMLIGGIFLFFVTRYWTVRVTFDLGTILGLAAIVLIGTALSFTLYLQGVSDIGSVKASMLACIEPVSATVISALWLGTAFTFMDFLGLAAIITTVLLLTQKRGKERVS